A stretch of DNA from Poecile atricapillus isolate bPoeAtr1 chromosome 28, bPoeAtr1.hap1, whole genome shotgun sequence:
AAGGGCCAGGCTGGTTTATACAACACAGCCAGCACTCAGAGTGGGCAGAGATCAGCCTCCCCTCAGAGCTAAATCCCAAACAGAAGGACAGAGAGATTGTGTGATTAGTCAATAAATCTCCCACCCTAATTTTATAACTCTCCTACCTGTAAAGCCACAAACATTTCTTTCAAGAGCCAGGACAGTGACTCAGCTCCTTACCAGGCCGTACGCCGTGCTGCGCTCATGCTCCTGTGTGATATCAGCAACATAggcaaaaatcacagaaaaggTGACAGCAAACACTCCAGACATGGAAATGACAGCAAAGTACCACCTGCAAGAGCCCAAGGCAGAGTTAGAGAGCAACCACACCACAGTTCACAGCTGCTGAAGCACAGCCTCTCCCTTGTTTTCCCCTCAGTCCCTCCAGCACACCAGAAGTGGCTGGGGAACATGGACCCTAAGTCTGGTGGTCCCTGAAGTTTTATCACTTGTTTTCCCTAAGAGAAATAATGCACTGAGCTGGGGAACAAACACAGAGGACAGGCCAACCCTTTATTCCCAATTGAACCCTCCATCAGAAGCAGACAAGTCAGTCTCTAGGCTGAGCATCCTCCTCCATCCTTGAGGTGGATAAGACTCTTCCATCTCATCCTGAAACGAGCACCTGCAAACCTTCCTCCTTCAGCCCCgtgctccttcccctcctcagaACCCTGGGGCTGCACTGAGGGTGAACTCACCATGGGCTGATCTTCATCAGGGGAATTGGTGCACACGTGAAGAAGACGGTGAGAAGGAGGAAGGATTTCCTGCCCCAGACATCAGAGAGAGCACCAATCAGCGGGGCACTTAGGAAAGAGAGCAGACCctgggatggacagacagaccaGAGGACAGAGAAACCCCTCAGTGAGAGCTTTCAACAACACCAGGAGGAGACAACCCATTACTGATTGCTACAAGCAACCAAAGCTGTTACAGCAGAGCAGTTTATTAAACTCCCCACAGCCTTTTaagggagggaaaaacaaaTCCTCAAGCAGTAAGACCCCACTGAGCACcactcctgctccctgcagagctctgcccgTGCTGTGGGCACCCaggcagccctgccaggacctggaaAGCTGTTGGCAAAGCTCCACCATGGCAACAGCTGCTGCAGTTCTGGGGAAAGCTTTCTCTTGTAGGTGGAGACAGGACAGACACAATGAGAAGCCAGGGCCATTAAgcacaaataaaattattcaaggCCTTTCCCTGTCTCCcaaggcaggcagggcagagtgttTCAGTGCTGACAGATGTGCCCAGCAAATTAATCTGGCAGTGTTTTCCAAGCTCCTCTTGCCAGAGACAGCCAAGAACTGTCTGTGTTGCCTGATTTCCCAGTCAGAACACACAACTATTGCCTGTTCACAACTGTTGCctgctctgggaatgctggtTTAGTCCAAGAAGctccccagtcccacagcacaTTCCCACCTCCTGCCTGGAGGTCTCTGAGGCCACTTGGTTTTGCTTCTATCACTGATAAGTTCAGATGTCACTGATTTGTTGTTCTGTTATGCTCCAGaggatgggcacagggctgATCTCATGCTGGTGAGAATATTTCCAGCTGAAACACACCGCTGTTGTAACTCCAGCCCCACAGTGACAAGCAGCACACTGTCACTCCTGCTCAGTAAAATCAGCTGCACAAGCTGCCCCATGTCTGTGTCCTTCCTTTTGCATCAGGTTTGCCAGAGCCCCATCAAACTGGCCAAATATTGGCTGACATCAGCAAATtctattataataatattataataatggCTTGCCCTTCTTGCACCAATGATGGATTTAAAGGAAATCCTGGAAGGAATATTCCTTACCTTGACTCCATGAATCAGGCCATTCATCAGGAACGTGTGCTGAGGAAAAGTCTGATGTAAGACCTGGAAGAAagacaaaccaaacccaaatgaaAAAGTCAGAGCTAGCAACTTTTGTAAAATTTCTGTAAGCATCTGCCAGCCAGACACCTGGAAGGGCACAAtccagggaaagggggaaataTCCTGCCAGCAATGCTTCTACGTGAAAAGCTCGGCCTGCCCTTTCCAGTATGGGAAACCACTGTCTTTAACATTTTCCAGGGCTAAAAACCATTCCAGCATGCTTGGGTGAGGCTCAGAGAGCCTCAGACATGCCTTTCCCCATCACCTGAACTCCCTCTGGTTTCTCTTGATGTCACCACATCACTTCTCTGCGGGTCCCCTCATGCTGTCTCTACGTTtgatttgcatttttcattACCAGCCTAATGTGTCTAAATGTTTTTGCATAACCAAAGACTCCTTTTCCACAGTTCCCCAAGGAAAGGTTGTGTTAAGACCTTAATAACTCCCATGGAGACACACTCACCGTCAGCATCGGCGTGGTCAGCAGCCCCCAGGCAAAGAACTCCAGGAAAATCACCACCACGGCGTGGTACACGCTGGGCTCCCCGATCCCCTGGCGCTGCAAAACACGGCAAAGTCAAAAACCTTTGAGTCAAAAGTCAAAAGCAGCCTCGTCCTGCATTTCCGAGAGCTCACACACTGAGGGGGATCCGAAACACGAGCGAAGGCAGCGAGAGACGCTGCTGTGAATCGTGTTCACATCCTACGGACAGCCCGGGATGCTTCAAACCGCAACCCCGGCAGGACGGCGGGGGATCCCCTGCCCGGGCCCGCGCCGGTTCTGCTGCCCAGCACCGGGAGCGCACCGAGAAGGCGGCGAGAAGGCGGCAGGGGCAGCGCTCATCCATGGGATccctcaggctgcagcagccgCCGGCTCCATCGCGCCCGTGCCCCAGGAGCGGTTTGAGGCCCAGCGGGGAGAGCGCGGAGCTCGCACCGGACACCGGCACCGCCCGGGCCCCGCGCGGCTCCCGTCAGTCCCGGCGCCCCCTCCCCCCGGGGCCGCTCCGCCCCCCGGCAGCCCCGCGCTCACGCCGGCCCCGTCCCGGATCACGATCTTCTTGGCCAGCAGGACGCTGCGGTTGAGCcgcttcttcttcttcttctcgCCGGTCATGGCGCCGCCGGGCCGCTGCCGATCGCCGGCCGCCGCGGCTGCCCCATCCTCCCTGtggcgggccgggccgcgcgAGCCCGAGCCCGGGCCCGGACCCGGCACCGGACCGGCACCGGGCGGGgagcgccgggcccggggctgAGGGCGGGGGTGGGGAGCGGAGGGGGCGACCCCGCCctctggccccgcccccggACCGGGAACCGGCACTTCCGGTGCGCCGCTCCTCGCGCCTCATTGGCTGCTCCGCCTCTTCCTCATCGGCCATGCTGCTCTGTGATTGGCTGGATGAGGAAGGGGGCGGGCACTTCCCGCTGGATGGGGCGGGGCCATGACGTCACTGGCGGTGGCCCCGGGAACGGGCGGCGGCCCCCGGGAAcgggcggcggccccgggaACGATCCAGAGCCCCTTTGGGAGCGGCTGCTGCTCCGCCACGGGCACCGCTCCCGCCTGGGGCAGGCGGGATGAACAAGGACATGCGGCCCCCGCGGGACTGGCGGCACCGGCGGCTCGGGAAGCGTTGCTGTGGAATCTCAGTCTCCTCAGGGCTGAGCCCCTATGGAATAACTCCTCAAAGGGAGTTTCCcttatctcagttctgtttCAGGAAAGATTCTCCAAAGGCTCGTTTACTTCTTGTTTTTCgtgtttataaatatatattatcaAAAGACTTGGCAGGTCTTCCCCAGACTTTCTTCACAAGTTCAACCCACCACAGCTTTGGCTCAAGTTGACttgaaaagcacaaaatgaccccaaactgCACAgcctttttatctttatacttattcttacccaattaacaatagacacataaattatttttcttagtgacccaatgacccaacacctgtaTGCTGCATtgcagcattctctatccaGTCACCTATTTCtgcccaaaaacctctagaagaagatgaagaaggaaaagagacaacaccctaaaccCTCCACTTTGTCTTCTGTTCTTTAAACTAGCTTATActctttttcacccagtgatttaagaaaactccctaatctacacacacttttagtttttctatttaactttaacaatTGTTTTCATGGTTTTATATGGAATTCattgttttcttggatgtcagagctaggcatcagagacaagggcacacTCTGTGCCCCAGACTAACAGGGAAGGGCCGTGTCTGCCCCGTCGCGGCTCTCCCGGTGCTGAGCTGGTGGCTCTGTCCTCAGCACCGGCATCCCGGGGTGGTGACATCCAAGTGATCCCGTCCCTTTTCCCAAACCCGGTGCCACCAGGGCTTGGGGCGCATCCTAATTAATCCCGCACGGGCTGGAGAGCGCATGGTGCTGATTGCCTTGGTGCGGGCTCAGGAGATTAATTAGTACAGTTTAAATAAGTTTTATGCTCGCTGGGGACCCTCTGCTCGACCCCTCCAGCTCGAGGTGGCCGCCCCGGGCAGGGGGTGCACACGGGAGGTGACCTGGGGTGCCTGGAGGGGTCTCACCGTGGGGCAGCGAGAGGCTGTTGGGGCTCCTGCCCGGCCGCGGAGCGCTGGAGGCTGTGATCCAGCCTTTGGCCATGGAGGTTTTCCTTTAAGTAATGATTAAACCCCGGGGAAAGTCTCCTCAGGTAACTCCAcctgaaagatgaaaataatcCCTCGATTTCCCGGGACTGGAGTGGAGTGGAGAGCGGCTCcatctccccagggctgctgcaccGTGCCcggctgtgctgtccccaggccccGGGGTGCCCGTGGTCCCCGGGGTGCTCTGCACGCTGCTGCCCTTGGGCAAAACACCCGTGAGCTCCGCAGGGACACGGTGCCTTCCCTCGGCTGACCCCAGACCCCCGGGAAcgtgcacacagcctgggcaAGGACCTGAGCCCCCCTTGCACCCTCCTAGAGCCGCTTCTAAGAGCACAGAGAATCCTGAtttgttccagtgctctgcagcggcttaaaaacaaaagcaaggagaGAGATCAGAGAGCAGGGAAGCGGTTCCCAACCTGGCAACAGCAGAGGTAATTCTATTACCTTGATTTATTGATCGCACTTAGAGCAATTACTGGCTCTCACCCCATCAcctgccagggagcaggagaCACTGAGAAGGAAAGACAAAGGAGGCTGCGTTGTCCAGGGCATGGCCGGTCCCCGGGGAGGCTCCGGTTTTGTTTGTGCCGCTTGCCGCGAGGGCGGGGGGTGTTGGACCCAAGTGAGGCCCAAGGAAGCTCCTCGGGAAGCTGGAAACAgctaaaaggcaaaaaaaaacaagcGCCTGTGATGCTGTGGGGATGGAACCCCAACATTAAGACCACTTTGGCGATGGAGgggatgcagggctggggaaaGGTGAGGGTCCCAGGGGCTTCAGCatagcagagctgctgtgggtctGCTCTGGGCATCCTCGCCTGGAGTCCTCTGAAGTGCTGGAAAAACGCAGCAGCCCCGGGGCAGGAGCAAGGGCGAATTGCTCGATTGAGGTCAGAAAGTCCCTTTaagggttttgtgggatttatttttccccctgcttGCTGCAGTtacaagcagaaaaacaaggaaatgtTTGTGCTTTTTTACTGCCTGAGCCCTCCAGACAGATATAAACAAAGCGGGAGTCAGATCTGGCTTGGGAGGCAGATGAAATCAGAGCGAAAGAGCCCAGTGGGCTGGGAGGCACAGAAGTAGGGCAGCCCGCTTGTGCATCGAAGCCTGGCCAAGCCCACCCCCCCCGCCTCCCCGGCCAGCCCTGGGCTTCTGCAGCGCTTCCCGGGAATGCAGAGGtggaaagagcagaaaatgtCCCTGTTGTGGGCGAGAGCATTGCCGGGGGCTGCTGTCCGCTTTCGCTCCAGCTAATACAAAACGCGAGCGGTGCCTCAGCCCTGTGGCTCTGGGAGGGGCCGTCGCCCTCCCCTGCCTGCTACCCCCAACCCCTCACTGCCAAGGCTTGCAGCAAAGCTGGAAACTCGCAGGGCTTTGGAGCCTTTGGAGGGGCCGCAGGCGGTGGCCAGGGGGGGTTGGAGCAGGACGGAGGGCAAAGCGTGGGTGGCTGCGGCGAGGGCAGCCCAGGCGTGGGGTGGATGCTGCCGTGCGCGGGGATGCTCAGGTGGGCGGGGATGCTGGGCGGGACGGGGATGCTCTGGCGGCCGCGGGTCCGgcggggggggccgggggcgggggatgcggggccgggcgggcggcggaGCGCTCGCACCATGACATCAGCGCGGCGCGGCCCCGGGGGAGCGGGCGGGGGGTGGGAGCCGGCGCGGCGGCAGCGGAGCGGAGCGCGGCCCCGGGCATGCTCCCGGAGCCCAAGTATGACCGCTTCCGCGACGAGCCGCTGACCGCCCCCATGCCGTCGCCGGCCCCCGCGCCGTGCCCCGCGGCGGGCGAGGAGCCCGAGCACGGCACCACCTTCTGCGCGCTGCTGCCGCGGATGCCGCAGTGGAAGTTCCCCGGCTCCAGCGGCTTCCtcggccgcggccccgccggcaCCGCCCGGGACGCCCCCGCCGCGGCGGAGTTCCCCTCGGGGCTGGCCGCCGTCCTGGGCGCCTGCGAGCCGCTGTGCGCCGCGCCCTGCGCGCtgccgggcgggcgggcgcggggggcggcggggcgggcgcggggggcggcggcgcccgcggggccccggcccggcggggACGAGTGGAGCCGTAAGGGCAGCTTCATCCGCAAACCGGCGCAGGGCTGGCTGCACCCCGACGAGCGGGTGCTGGGGCCCGGCGTTTCCTACATTGTCCGGGTAAGTCCCGCCGGAGCCCGGCGATGCGGGAGGGCGCGGAGACCCCGGCCCCAGGCGTGTGCGGGGCTCGGCGGGTCCGGCCGCTCCTCCCGACGGCTGCGGGCAGAGCCCTCCCTCGAGTTCCCCACCCCACGGCTGGTCCGGAGCAGCCGCCCCCCGGCACATGCAGCTCCCGTGATGGGGCCAGGGGCTTGCTGGGCCGTGGAGCCCACCTTGGGACTCCAGCGTTGTCAGCCCCTCTGAGGCATCACAAGCTGTAGCACACAGATGAGTTTGTGGGGTCTTAGCACGGGGGCTGGGCATGTGATGGGGCGTTTTGGTGTGGGGGGTGaaagctgctgtgtgtgtgatCCCTGGAGCTGGTGTGGAAGGCCCTTCTCGCTGACACCCGGCCTCTCCTCTCCACTGCCTGCCCTGTCGTGCCgcctgctctggctgctttcCCCCCGCAGTACATGGGGTGCATTGAGGTGCTGCGCTCCATGAGGTCCCTCGACTTCAACACCAGGACACAGGTCACCAGGTACGGCCCTGCAGTCCCACCCTCCTGCACCCCACTGCCACCCCAAGCCTCTCGTGGCTCCCAGGGCCCTGTGCAGAGAGGGGAACGTGGGTCAGGGGGAGCCATGGCCTGCAGGACCCACCCTGCACTCAGGGACACGGACGAAGGGCACTGCCGCAGATCAATGGGTGGAAAGAGGAGAAGGGAGGTGGCCCCAGCTGGGATTACGTACCACGGGCCGTGACGTGGGGCAGCGCTGCGGGGAGGCTGCGTCGCCCAGGGATGTGGGGGCTCGTGCCACCAGACCCCACAGAGCAATGTCAGGGGGAAAAggcagctgggaagggctgggggtcTGGAGCAGTGACCAGGCCAGGGTCTGTCCATTGCAGGGAAGCCATCAACAGACTATACGAGGCAGTGCCGGGTGTGAAGGGCATCTGGAAGAAGAAGGTGAGTTTCCACTCAGCTTATCCGTCCCTGGGACAAGGCTGTGGGACAGGACATTAGGGGTGCCTGCCCAGTTTGTGGGCCTGGGGCCTCTTGGGGCACCCCTCCCTTTTCCTCATTCACCCAAGGAAGCCTGGTCCTGGTGGTCTTCATTGCCCCCACCATCCTCTCCCCTGTCAGGCTCCCAACAAAGCCCTGTTCTCCATCCTGGGCAAGAGCAACCTGCACTTCGCTGGCATGAGCATCGCTGTCAACATCTCGGTTGATGGGCTGAACCTCATGATCCCCACCACACGCCAGGTGAGTGTTCCTGGGCACACAGTCCTGTTACCTGCCAGCCTGTGAGCCAGCAGCCCCTTTGCTAATGCCCCCCTGGGCCACGTTCCCCATGCAGATCATCGCCAACCACCACATGCAGTCCATCTCCTTCGCCTCCGGTGGGGACATGGTGAGTCATGCACACCCCGGGCCCCCAgggtgatggggacagggactgcCTATGGCTGAGCTGAGCACGGGGCAGCCTGGCCTGGGTCAGGACATGGGGCTTGGACCAAGCTGTTCCCTTGTCCTGACACCTCCAGCCATGCTTTCCACACAGTAGCAGGACATGAGTGCTGATCTCCCCCCCTGTCTGCAGGACACCACGGATTATGTTGCCTATGTCGCCAAGGACCCCATCAACCAGAGAGGTGACACCGGCCTCCTTGCCTGGGAGCTCTGTGGAGGAGGGTTGCACTGGGGGGTgaaggctggaggaggagatCCCTCACGGGGAACATGAGGGGTGGCTCAGGGTGGTCCTGCTGCAGCGATGGGAGTGTGGAGGAAACACTCAAACCGTCCATCTGTCTGTCCACAGCCTGCCACATCCTGGAGTGCTGCGAGGGGCTGGCGCAGAGCGTCATCAGCACGGTGGGACAGGCCTTTGAGCTGCGCTTCAAGCAGTACCTACACAGCCCCCCCAAGGTGGTGGTACCCCCAGAGAGGTAGGGGGGCGGGGGGCCCTGCTGCACCCCTGTCCCGGGCATGTCCCCTGGCTGGGGGTGGCTCTGGGAGTCACTGCAGGGTGTGGGGATGGTCTGAGCtgggcagggtgtccccagctcaCCAATCCCTGCTGCAGGGCACTGGCTGCAGAGGAGTCAGCCTggggggaggatgaggaggcggCTGAGCACGATTACTACAACAGCATCCCAGGGAAGGAGCCTCCCCCAGGGGGCCTGGTCGACTCCCGGCTCcgccacagcacagccctgggccacGTCCGCACTCAGCcctccagctctgtccccccAGGCCAGGTGAGCCCCTCAGAaccactgctggcactgctggtccCAGGCAGGGCCCCCCCAGCACTGTGACTGTCTCCTTTCCTAGGGCGGGTTAGCAGCCAGACGAGACCCGAGCAGCCAGCTGGGGCCACCCTGGGACCTGGAGAGCCAGGGTGGGTACTGCTGTGGGGGGAAGCCATGAGCTGGGGGGGTCCTTGTGACTCTGCCCAGTCCTGGCCAGCGGTGATGGCTGTCCTCGCAGGCCAGCCCTGCGACGGGTACCTGCAGGCAGACAGCCACGCCCTGGGGCCACGGGACTACGAGGAGCACATGTACGTGAACACGCAGAGCTTGGATGCCTGGGAGCCGGAGCTGGTGGCTCATGGGGCAGCGGAGGAGAGCCCCAAGAAGGACCTCTTTGATATGAGTAAGCCACTGCACCAGGGGAATGGCACAGAACCTGCTGTGGAGCGGTcgagctgtgccagcagctgtcTGGGTCACCCACCACAGCCCCAGAGGTTCTGGCACCGGCCGAGTCcacagcagtgccctgcagtGCCCTGGGGGCTGTGAGCTGGGGTCTGTCCAcaccacagcccagccctgcctcgtGCCCTGGTGTAACACCCCACAACCCCTGGATCCCACAGGGCCATTTGAGGATGCCCTGAAGCTCCACGAGTGCATTGCAGGGGGTGGCACCAGCCCCCCCATTGAGGACCAGTGGCCGAGCCCCCCCACGCGGAAGGCCCCGATCGCCCCCACGGAGGAGCAGCTCCGGCGGGAGCCCTGGTACCACGGGAAGATGAGCCGCTGGGATGCTGAGAGGCTCCTGCAGATGGACGGGGACTTCCTGGTGCGGGACAGCCTCACCAACCCGGGGCAGTACGTGCTGACCGGCATGCACAGCGGGCAGCCCAAGCACCTGCTGCTGGTGGATCCCGAGGGAGTGGTGAGGGCAGGGCTCAGGGGTGAGGGCAGGGCTTGGGGTGGGCAATTGGGACCGGGGTAGGGGCAGAGCGTGGggtgggctgtggggacacaaGCGTGGGCAGGCACAGGGTGTTGGAAGTGGATGCTGTATGAGAGGCAACTCTCCTGAGTTGAGGATCACTGTGCCCCGGCCCCAGGTGAGGACCAAGGATGTGCTGTTTGAGAGCATCAGCCACCTCATCAGCCACCACCGGGAGAATGCGCAGCCCATCGTGGCAGCAGAGAGCGAGCTGCACCTCCGCCAGGTTGTACAGAGGAAGCAGTGATGCCAAGGGGGTACGTGAGTCCCCGACCTGCTCCCCTGGCTCTGGACTCACCCTACAGCAAAACTGGGGATGCTTTGTGCTCTccttctccagctgtgcctggccTCTGAGGTCTGGGGTCAGGCTCTCCATTTTCCTCCCCAGAGAGGTCTTGTGGTCCCTGGCCCTGCAGgtcctccctggctgctgcctacCTCCATCATCTGCATGGGGCACCCTGCCCAGCTGGACACAAAGATGTTTAATTCCACACGTACAGGTGAAATGCTGTTGGGGTGGGAACTGCTTGGTGGCCTcagcaggagggatggagcCTGAAGCCTCAGGCAGGGCTGCCCTCACTTGCCCCAGCACTGGAGTGGGGGCTGGTGGACATTGCTGTAGCTCCTGGCTTGGCTCTGCCTATGGGGACAGGCATGACCATCTCTTGGACGCTGGTGCTGTTGGATGTTCCTGCTGGGGACATCCCTTTTCAGCTGGATTCTCCCCAGGAATGGTTGCCACATGATGCTCCCTGTGGCCCCAAGCCCCTGCAGCCTTCCCCAGGCCATGGCCAGGATGGAGCTACTGTGGGAaggtgcagggcagggctgagctgctggcactgTCTCACGAGGTGTCCCATGGCCCGTGGGGGCTCCCTGGCCAGCTCAGGGCTTTGGCAGGTTTTTATGGCACACACAGCCCCCTTTACCTGCCCTGTGtctgctgctgggcacaggTTTGTGGTTTGGAATACATTTCTAATTCAACCTGGAAATGAGCAAGGAACACAGGTGGTTCATGCCACCCCTGGGCATGGTGCTGGGACAGGTCTCCGTCACTGCCTGTTCCTGCCTGGTCTCACCTTGGCCAACCCATCCTGTCCAGTCACACTTGTCTCTGCCCCTCTctcccccatggatcccccaTGGATCACCCAGTGTCCCCCTGGCTTCAGAGTGGCCTTTGGCACCCAgggctggccctgcacagcctctCTTCCTCACACctggcagctccctgtcctgctggctgctgccagctcccctCTTGCctcctcctggagcagcacatgGCCACCCACTCCTGAACCTCCTGGAGTGCCTCTGAGTGGCACAAGCCAAGCTGTGACCCACTAGTGAATGTGGCAGCCAGCATAACCAGAGCCGTGGGTGGGCCTGGCTGTGCTTCCTGTGTTACAGGtgggcagcagccagctggggGGGTCCAGCAGCAGTCCTGGCTGCTGGTGGcctgtcctggctctgctccgtgtgcccagtgctgctcccagcacccacCTCGGGCAGCAGGGTCACCCCAGCACCCTCAGCCCCTTGCTGGGGATGGCCAGCATCCAGGCTGGCCAGTGCCGGCTGAGCCAATGAATTAAATAAGCCCCTAAATAAAGCCCAGTAATGAATGCGTAATTTTCCATTGATAGCTGGATTCTGCGGGGACATGGTGCTTCCATCTCAGCTGCTATTTTTTGTCATGGAGTGATGTGTCTGCAAAGATAATTGCACTGTTCCCTCAATAGAGAGGCAGGGAAGGCAGTGAGGGCCCCCACTTCTTTTGCTGCCGGAGAACCAAGTCTGTGTGGTTCACCTGCTGGCAGAGCTTCATCCCGCAGCCCTGGGGATGCTGCCCTGAAGGGATGAAGGACTGGTGGGGCGGCTGTTTCAGGGCTTTAACCACTTTGGTTGAGGTGTGGTGCCAACGGGTGCAGGGGGCTCTGTGCCTCAACCCAGACGTGGGTTGAAGGGCTCCTTCAGCCCCAGTGATGGGAGGGCTGCGGTGTTATGGGAGGttgaggggttttgggaaggtttggaAGCCACGgaagagcagctgcagaggacGTGGCCTCCTTGCTCTCCCGGGGCCTTGGAGATCTCGCTGACCAACCCGTCCCTGGACCTGTCTCAAATGTGCGGGCAACAGACACGCCCAGTTCGGATATTCAGGGCTTTCTTGCACAAACCCTTTCCCATAGCAGGTCTCCCTCCTTCGTAGCTTCCAGCAGGTGGTAGCACACTGCCAGCTCCACCAGCTatgtccccagctctgccagcccctgccagcgtccccagccctgccagtccgcagccaggcagctcccagcGCCCTGCTCCCCTCTGTGCCCCGCAGGCACCAGCCCCGAGCCGCTCGGGCAGAGCTGGCCCGGCCCCAGCGCTCTTTGTTATCTCAAGGGAACTCAACCATTTCTGCGCCTTGTTTACCCGCAGTTTCGAAGGGTGGAGGAAAAGCAAACATCGGCCTTTTGTTCACCAGTTTCCCCTTCCGTGAGCCTCGTCCTCCTCCCCCGGGTTCCAtctgccc
This window harbors:
- the SHC2 gene encoding SHC-transforming protein 2 translates to MLPEPKYDRFRDEPLTAPMPSPAPAPCPAAGEEPEHGTTFCALLPRMPQWKFPGSSGFLGRGPAGTARDAPAAAEFPSGLAAVLGACEPLCAAPCALPGGRARGAAGRARGAAAPAGPRPGGDEWSRKGSFIRKPAQGWLHPDERVLGPGVSYIVRYMGCIEVLRSMRSLDFNTRTQVTREAINRLYEAVPGVKGIWKKKAPNKALFSILGKSNLHFAGMSIAVNISVDGLNLMIPTTRQIIANHHMQSISFASGGDMDTTDYVAYVAKDPINQRACHILECCEGLAQSVISTVGQAFELRFKQYLHSPPKVVVPPERALAAEESAWGEDEEAAEHDYYNSIPGKEPPPGGLVDSRLRHSTALGHVRTQPSSSVPPGQGGLAARRDPSSQLGPPWDLESQGQPCDGYLQADSHALGPRDYEEHMYVNTQSLDAWEPELVAHGAAEESPKKDLFDMRPFEDALKLHECIAGGGTSPPIEDQWPSPPTRKAPIAPTEEQLRREPWYHGKMSRWDAERLLQMDGDFLVRDSLTNPGQYVLTGMHSGQPKHLLLVDPEGVVRTKDVLFESISHLISHHRENAQPIVAAESELHLRQVVQRKQ